A genomic region of Oncorhynchus mykiss isolate Arlee chromosome 2, USDA_OmykA_1.1, whole genome shotgun sequence contains the following coding sequences:
- the LOC110492152 gene encoding G/T mismatch-specific thymine DNA glycosylase isoform X1: protein MAHMVVSHEPMALQEPANIAKAPAKKRGRTAQPKEPKPPKMPKAKPGPKAKPGPKAKPGAKAKPGPKPKKGKECQEADGTQEKIDKTFKKVKKKRDRFKGMTEDEVMSRTLTDILDHNLDYVIIGINPGLVAAYVGRWFPGHGNHFWKCLFLSGFTDEQLNHMSDTSLPEKYKIGFTNMVARTTPGSKDLSTKELREGALILVEKLKKYKPLIAVFNGKCIYEMFCREMFGKKPKKLDFGLQPHKIPDCEVALYLMPSSSARCAQFPRAQDKVHFYIKLRELRDQLRGVARSEEIQELEYSFDLGLAKEDAKRMAIKEEAYDPGYEAALGGAYGEGGPGPEEGQSNGH, encoded by the exons ATGGCTCATATGGTTGTCAGTCATGAGCCCATGGCACTGCAAGAGCCCGCCAACATAGCGAAAG CTCCAGCAAAAAAGCGAGGGAGAACGGCACAACCAAAGGAACCCAAGCCACCCAAAATGCCCAAGGCCAAACCGGGACCCAAGGCCAAACCGGGACCCAAGGCCAAACCGGGAGCCAAGGCCAAACCGGGACCCAAGCCCAAGAAAGGCAAGGAGTGTCAAGAGGCAGACGGCACGCAGGAGAAAATAGACAAGACCTTCAAGAAAGTCAAGAAGAAAAGGGACCGCTTCAAAGGCATGACTGAGGATGAGGTCATGAGTAGAACTCTGACCGACATCCTTGACCACAACCTGGACTATGTTATC ATTGGAATCAACCCAGGTCTCGTGGCAGCCTATGTTGGACGATGGTTCCCTGGCCATGGAAACCATTTCT GGAAGTGCCTGTTCTTGTCCGGATTCACTGATGAGCAGCTTAACCACATGAGCGACACCAGCCTGCCAGAGAAATATAAGATCGGCTTCACCAACATGGTGGCAAGGACAACGCCTGGAAGCAAGGACCTGTCAAC CAAAGAGCTACGCGAGGGCGCCTTAATTCTTGTTGAGAAGCTGAAAAAGTACAAGCCCCTAATAGCTGTTTTCAATGGAAAAT GTATCTATGAAATGTTCTGCAGAGAGATGTTTGGTAAAAAGCCCAAGAAGCTTGACTTTGGTCTGCAGCCACACAAGATACCGGACTGTGAAGTG GCATTGTATCTGATGCCCTCGTCGAGTGCCCGCTGCGCCCAGTTTCCCCGTGCCCAGGACAAAGTGCACTTCTACATCAAGCTGAGGGAATTGAGGGACCAGCTCAGGGGCGTGGCCCGATCTGAGGAGATTCAGGAGTTGGAGTACAGCTTTGACCTGGGACTGGCCAAAG AGGACGCTAAGAGGATGGCGATCAAGGAAGAGGCGTACGACCCAGGCTACGAGGCCGCCCTCGGCGGAGCGTATGGAGAGGGCGGGCCCGGGCCTGAGGAGGGCCAGAGCAACGGTCACTAA
- the LOC110492152 gene encoding G/T mismatch-specific thymine DNA glycosylase isoform X2, which translates to MPKAKPGPKAKPGPKAKPGAKAKPGPKPKKGKECQEADGTQEKIDKTFKKVKKKRDRFKGMTEDEVMSRTLTDILDHNLDYVIIGINPGLVAAYVGRWFPGHGNHFWKCLFLSGFTDEQLNHMSDTSLPEKYKIGFTNMVARTTPGSKDLSTKELREGALILVEKLKKYKPLIAVFNGKCIYEMFCREMFGKKPKKLDFGLQPHKIPDCEVALYLMPSSSARCAQFPRAQDKVHFYIKLRELRDQLRGVARSEEIQELEYSFDLGLAKEDAKRMAIKEEAYDPGYEAALGGAYGEGGPGPEEGQSNGH; encoded by the exons ATGCCCAAGGCCAAACCGGGACCCAAGGCCAAACCGGGACCCAAGGCCAAACCGGGAGCCAAGGCCAAACCGGGACCCAAGCCCAAGAAAGGCAAGGAGTGTCAAGAGGCAGACGGCACGCAGGAGAAAATAGACAAGACCTTCAAGAAAGTCAAGAAGAAAAGGGACCGCTTCAAAGGCATGACTGAGGATGAGGTCATGAGTAGAACTCTGACCGACATCCTTGACCACAACCTGGACTATGTTATC ATTGGAATCAACCCAGGTCTCGTGGCAGCCTATGTTGGACGATGGTTCCCTGGCCATGGAAACCATTTCT GGAAGTGCCTGTTCTTGTCCGGATTCACTGATGAGCAGCTTAACCACATGAGCGACACCAGCCTGCCAGAGAAATATAAGATCGGCTTCACCAACATGGTGGCAAGGACAACGCCTGGAAGCAAGGACCTGTCAAC CAAAGAGCTACGCGAGGGCGCCTTAATTCTTGTTGAGAAGCTGAAAAAGTACAAGCCCCTAATAGCTGTTTTCAATGGAAAAT GTATCTATGAAATGTTCTGCAGAGAGATGTTTGGTAAAAAGCCCAAGAAGCTTGACTTTGGTCTGCAGCCACACAAGATACCGGACTGTGAAGTG GCATTGTATCTGATGCCCTCGTCGAGTGCCCGCTGCGCCCAGTTTCCCCGTGCCCAGGACAAAGTGCACTTCTACATCAAGCTGAGGGAATTGAGGGACCAGCTCAGGGGCGTGGCCCGATCTGAGGAGATTCAGGAGTTGGAGTACAGCTTTGACCTGGGACTGGCCAAAG AGGACGCTAAGAGGATGGCGATCAAGGAAGAGGCGTACGACCCAGGCTACGAGGCCGCCCTCGGCGGAGCGTATGGAGAGGGCGGGCCCGGGCCTGAGGAGGGCCAGAGCAACGGTCACTAA